One Vicugna pacos chromosome 12, VicPac4, whole genome shotgun sequence genomic window carries:
- the YEATS4 gene encoding YEATS domain-containing protein 4, with protein MFKRMAEFGPDSGGRVKGVTIVKPIVYGNVARYFGKKREEDGHTHQWTVYVKPYRNEDMSAYVKKIQFKLHESYGNPLRVVTKPPYEITETGWGEFEIIIKIFFIDPNERPVTLYHLLKLFQSDTNAMLGKKTVVSEFYDEMIFQDPTAMMQQLLTTSRQLTLGAYKHETEFAELEVKTREKLEAAKKKTSFEIAELKERLKASRETINCLKNEIRKLEEDDQTKEI; from the exons ATGTTCAAGAGAATGGCCGAATTTGGGCCTGACTCCGGCGGGAGAGTGAAG GGGGTTACTATCGTTAAACCAATAGTTTATGGTAATGTTGCTCgatattttggaaagaaaagagaggaggatGGGCACACCCATCAGTGGACAGTATATGTGAAGCCATATAGAAATGAG GATATGTCAGCGTATGTGAAGAAAATccaatttaaattacatgaaaGCTATGGCAATCCTTTAAGAG ttGTTACAAAGCCTccatatgaaattactgaaacaGGATGGGGTGAATTTGAAATaatcatcaaaatatttttcattgatCCTAATGAAAGACCT gTAACCCTGTATCACTTATTAAAGCTGTTTCAGTCAGACACCAATGCAATGCTGGGGAAAAAGACAGTGGTTTCAGAATTCTACGATGAAATG ATATTTCAAGACCCAACAGCGATGATGCAACAGTTATTAACCACATCTCGTCAGCTTACCTTAGGAGCCTATAAGCATGAAACAGAAT TTGCAGAACTTGAAGTGAAAACTAGAGAAAAATTAGAAGCTGcgaaaaagaaaacaagctttGAAATTGCAGAGCTTAAGGAGAGATTAAAAGCAAGTCGTGAAActataaattgtttaaaaaatgaaatcaggaaaCTCGAAGAAGATGATCAgacaaaagaaatataa